TTGGAGGTAAAAAATAATTGAACCAGTCACATACAGCCATCTTGGAAACAGCAAATTTACAGTAATGAATGACCAGGCAAGAATTGAGCCCAGTGGATGTGCTGTGTAATGTAAATGCACATTTGTATgcaaagctagggagttaggagtagggttagggttaggaagAGAGACTCCCTAGAATGAATCCAATTTGCACCACCTTCTATGGGTGAATGATACTGTTCTGTATATGTGTCCTTATGGGTGACTTTTGTAAATAtacaattacacattttaaaagaaGTTCTAAATCAGTGtttataatagggaacttgcaatccagactgagcatgctcagacgcaaaggactatgggattatctgtggttatcgtaatacctaatctggagctactgataaaattaacctctcACAAtagtcagggtgactatgaattgattatttgtggtgataaacaatataacaatatacataatactaactgattagtatttattatcacatttcccatgatgcaacattcaacatggcgggtttgcaagttccctattaagtGAGTGTTTAAATCTAATTTCTCTGATTTATTGAAAGTGAAAATCAAATACCATGGACTCTAAAATCGGTCGATGTTGGCGGTGTGGACAGGAAGGAAGAATACAATGTGACAAGTGTCAGTTCGCCCTCTACTGCAGGAAGACGTGTATGTATGAAGATAAATATAGGCACAAGGTTTGTATGAAAAGTATTTTAGAATGTCTAaaattatagtacatgtattttactatTTTAGATGTCGTATCAATCAAAGCCTCCTTCTATCTAAGCGTATATCTATCCATACATTCAAAAATGTCTCTATGTCTACCTGTAGCTAACAtgtttcatgttgtttttatgtaatttttcattgtgatgtgtaatgtgcataaataatcatttttgataattagacaacatctttagaatgcaagctgtaaatttcacataatttgatatatacatTGATGGTAAGAAGTGCATGTCATGATGTGTCCTGTAAAGCTAATGGATTATCTTTGTAGAGTAGACTTATGGTCTCCTGTCGGTATATTGATGCATGAATCGTTTATTCCTGTTCAATTTACTTTTAACCCATAGGTTTAATGAGTTGAAAAGTTTTCATTACTTTCCTGTAACCATTTACACATGTTGATCAATGATACAGAAAGCAAACTGACATATTCATCAATAGTTGTTTAAGTGAttcattatttttctctttttaaattttaattactTTACTAGATGGAGTGCATACATGGTGAGAAACGTAAGAAATGTCATCACTGCCAGAAAATCACAACTGTGAGGCAATGTGGAGGTTGTCTATCTGTATGGTACTGTGGTAGtgagtgtcaaggaaagaattGGCCAAGTCATAAAACTCAATGTTTGAAGATCAAGAATGACATCATTACAATAGCGAAGACATCAAAAGGAAGTTTCTGGAGAATCACTCCCAAAATTAAACCTCGTATCCAAATGAACGTATACTACTGGGGAAATACACCCGCCGTAGACTTGTTAAACCTAGAACAAAATGAATGGAGCAGTGGGTATTACCCTGATAAGTTAGCTCTCTTGCTGGCTGGTGTTGGTGACTTAAGAAACGTCATTAAAACAGGTGCTTCCTTACCAATGCAGTTCAAAGGTCAAGTCGCATTTTACTTAAATGATTTTGACCCAAATGTAATAGCACGCATTGTATTGTTTCTGTATATGCTGTGCACTTGtgatgaagtcagtgagatgGCAGAGACTTTGGTGCAACTATGGTATTCAACTAGCCTAACTATTCGCAATGGTAAAGTCCTAGAGGACCATCTTGAAGAACTGGTCAAGGTGAATGGAGACACCATCTTAAGAAAGACCAGGGGGATGATAGTGATTTCGGAAAATAACTTAAAGGCTGTGAAGCCCATATGGTATGATTGGTTAAAGATATCAAAACAAGGAGGACCGAGATACCATATCCTCACACAACGTAGTCTGTGGATGCATGCAGAAGTTGACATAGAACAGAAATATTCTGATTATCTGTGTAGTGTTCCTGAGCAACATCGCCAGTCCTTAGCGGAATGGAAAGAAGATGGCATTCTACTGACAACAACAAATCCTGAGAAGTCTGAAGCAACTGTTCAGAATGTAACATTGCTTCGTAGAAATCCGATATGTGAATTTTATACTGAATACGACGTGCGTATTCAGAATCCAGGACAGACTGAACGATCTCTTGATTTCCCTGATTGGTTCAAAAGAGAGCCGTATACCTATGGCATTTCACCAATGAGCTTTCCGTTCAGTGGGTGGGACTATGTTGAAGCCAGTCTTTACTGTGATGTCCCATGTTTACAAACGATGTTCGCCAACTATATATCTCACGTCATTGAAGAGTTTACCAAGAAAGTTCAAGACAGTCGGTGTGTGTTTCACATCTTTGTCGAAGACTGCTTTAAGCTGAAGACTGACTTACGAAAGGAACAGATATACTTTGATCGCATTACAACATCAAATCTGGCAGATTATTACTCAATTCCTGTGATTCTAGACTTCTTCAAGTCTTTCATGAATACTATTAATCCACATTCTCTGTTAGTTACAGAGATGATGAATTGGTATGAAGTTGTCAAAGCTTTAAACCTTGGCCCCATATTCCACATCGGAGATGAAGTATCACCAACATACAACTGGATGGCTGACGTAGCAAGTGATACCGGGATTTCACCGATGGATGCTGGTTTCTACTCGAGGTGTGAAACAACAATGGAATATGAAGATTACATACCTTCTTTCCTCAAGTACCTCAGAGCTGATTTCTACCAACATAACAAGAAGGATACCGGTAATCAACCAAGACGTAAAAATATTCCTAAAATCTCTGAAGTTTACAACTATGATGGTTGGAAACTTCGTGATTTCACGCGTGAACTTAACTGTGTGATTCCACACAAATGGAGACGAAATATTCGACAAGTGACTCGTATATATGGAGTGGAGAGGAATTTGGAATGGACAATAATTGATAACTAGTAAATCCTGTCAATATTTCGAGAAAAGAACTGATACTGGTATCTTCTAGAGTCACTAGCCCATCTCTTAAAAGACGacatttgtacatattacataaaaATGTTCAGAAAAATAGGTAAATTTGTCGCTACTCGTGTAGCggctcgtagtgacaaggccccttaagtcactcgtttttccttggctgaacaaagaaatattgGGGGAAAGCAAACTGAAAAGAGGATTGCCTGGAGGGTCATGGTATTCAGGGTAGAATGAGAAGAGGAGTTTAGGGTAGAGTAGGCCAGGGTCAGGTCCATATATTATTCCTTAGATTGTCGATATCTTAAGggaaatatcacacgaatcaaatacatcaatacataTGTGCTCGATACTAGAAGATTACTAGTGTTCTTTCCATATCTGAAATATACTCAAGTCAAAACGTTATATTTTAGATAAGGAatacaacaatctaagaaatactacgcgTCCCTATGGTCAGGTTGAGTCGAGTCGAGTCAAATCGTGTAGAGTACACAAGTGTAGTCCATCTCGCCTGCAACTCTCCCGGTGATACAGTACTTGTCAAAGTACACACATGTATAGCCACGCACACCAATTATTTTTAGAAGATTGTATTTGATAGAATAGTTTCAAACTGCAAGGAAATTGCTTGTTTCAATGttatttataaacaaacaaataatgttGATCtaaatcatattttgatatgaactTAGTGTCTCTGAacaaatgtacaacatatatatttactacTTTTGTTTTACTGTAATTTTTCTCAGATTTATTTTTACCCTTCATATTTTGCTGTCAGTGTTGTCCAAGTAATCATGCATTGCAATGACGTATTGCATTGCCTTTCTTTCTTTGATCCACTTAAGCACTCCGTCTGATCATGAATACGGGTTATAACGATAAACACCATTCATATTTATAGGAAAGAGAAAGTGTTGTTATGTGTAGATATGAATGAAATGAGTCTGACAACCCCGAATTGTATAAAAACTAACACTCTAAAGTAATGAAAGTCCACTTTCACTTTGAATGCATATATGTAGTGTGCAATAGAAAGCAAGTTTTGATTGGGGCTTAATGAACCCTTGGGATCCCAATCGTCGCATTCACATTACAAGTTGTCAATTTTCCCCCAAGGCTTTAATTATGGGGTTGCATGTAATTAAcaattaaatgaaatgaattactagtgaatgtatgtacacaaaAACAATCTGTTATGTGGTTCTTTAAAAGCAGACAATATCACATCATTCCAGGAGTTTAAACTGATGTAACACCAATTTTCTGTATACcatgaaaatacaattttgtcCATAAACCACATAAATACTTTTAAATTATCAGAATTGAAATCTTACACTGTCACTCTACGATATTCGTTGTATGACCCAATACATGGAAGTGTATATATTGTGCAATggggccaaataaaaaaaatagtgataaCCCAACCAACCCTAGTTTGAACTACGTCACAGTTCAGAATCGTCTGTGGCCAAACGCATGCGTGAATTCGTCGAACAAGCCAGCTGAACACACCCATTTCTTTTTAAACGCTTCTAGGAAATTTCAAGTGTTTTCTGTTAGCTCCAACTCGTCAAATTCAACCATCTTGATTCGCCGAATGCACATTTATTGACCTGTCTGTTGATTTAGTACGTGTTTTCTGTAGATGTGTCTTTGTTGCTCTCGTGAACATTCAGCGTCTAAACGTTCAGTGATTGCGGTCAAGCCCAACATGATACGATGGCCCAGCTTTACGACAGTAACATATGTATTTTAAGTGTACACGTGTACATGTCAATGACATAAGCGATACAAGGTGAGTCGATGACATTGTTTGCTTCATATTTCTATTAAGATGTACTTTTCCAGCCGAGAAACTACAAAGTACACATGGTGTAACGACCACAGCCTTATGTGAATCTGAATGGCTGTCTATTTTATATCAACTAAAGTGTCGTAAGTTCGTGAACCTCAAAGAGAAAGTAAATAACAGTATGTGATCTTAATTAGAAGGTAAAGACAACGTATCCATTCTAAGTAACTAGGTAGAACGTACAAAGTTTATATGATAGGATGTCAGGTTAGCTTTCAATACCGTTTCATTCGAGATAATTGCAAGTACCGGCTTCAGTAATGCTACAAATGTAACTGAACAGGGGCCTGGGCTTAGTTTAGATGTTTTCAGGCGTACATTTGGCTAAATTCTCAAGGCACTCGcagtattttactttaaataCTGGCGCAtattgcaattgactgaactcaaaccatGTATTAAGATATGACTATAAAAGAtcagatgacgtaatttattctACGTTTGAAAACATTTCGAGGAAATCTCTACTATGCTGTCAACTGTTTTAACAGTGCCAGACGACAATTGTATTAAGGTCATAGAAGATATATATGTATCGACAGTAAATTCTACTAATTTATAGTTTAatctagactgtcgacagtcgctctcgccattttttcctacgttttatctaaactccgatccggcgcaacactagtataatcgcaaactgataaaCCGAGTGGTCGAGGGCCGAAGGTCCgagccttcggccctcgatcactttgcgattagactagtgttgcgtcggatcggagtttagataaaaacgtaggaaaaaaaaaggtgcgagcgactgtcgacagtctaagtTTAATCCAGAAACtttttatgtttgtattttcCCTTGAGGAAGGAGCCAATTAACTCGGCTTGtacaaattgaatttttgacaatattttagCATTATGTATTGGTGTAATAACTTGGAGAATTTGCACTTTCACTTTGAATATACGGAAATGTATGGTGTGTGGTTGCCTGTGACTGTGTGGCTGTGCCTACGTGACTGTGTGGCAACACCTGTGTGTGCCTGAGTgcaatttcattttcttcataAGTAATAATAAAGCAGTTTTGTCTTACGTGTATttcaatgtgagatatcaatattaattttaCAATGCAACAAGCATTATTGACTATATACAACCCGCGAAAAACacaagtgtgtttgtttgcatgaggtgagccaaggaaagacttcacacAGAGACAAAagtaggtaaaaacaacaatacaactgatacaaaaaacaacagTGGGTGCCTTTGATGTGGTTTCACATGACGTTTTCATCAGTTTctttatatctgtggaagttacAATGTAACTAACATTTGGACTCAaatatatagtgtatagtgttcAATCAGTAGACAGAGTAATGGCGTCCAGGCTAGCGCTCCTGTCGTGTTTACATTGATTTGATAAGTTACTGACAcgaattacattgtatatctttgcatgaaacttgtctcattcctgcttatcacaagcaagcaaacgcaTCAGTATTGTTTTCGCAGGTTAGAGCGGCATTAGTTATAGATGTCGCTCTTCTCATGACAATTAAAGGGGTCGATcagttatttttattgtttttttagtTATAATAACCTTAAGAATTGACAATGTACATGATGATGATACTTTCAATTCCTGAATGACATAACACAGTTGAAGTCAGAAGGTTACAgcaataaatgaaatgataatattttgcGAATAGATACGCGCTTATGGGGTCGCAGTCTTACAATCAGTGACCTTATACATTTCTAATCCCGCCGTAGATGGCGTCAGTTTTTACTATTTCACTCCGCTGGAGAAATATGGGGTCGGCTGGGTCATGGGACACATAGATTAAATAAGGTACAGTCAcccttaggccaaaaaaaattgtttcctgtaatatatttgtctgtcactcaatctactatttatggcagttactgttctttttatttagtactttagagcaagtgtgtatgtggggtagatgtcatttgcttgttcatgattggctttGCTATCTTCAATggagtagggagggttatttttgtgttttcccccgGAACTGCATGGGCTGTACAGTACAAAATACACTAAAATAGACCgacgcgggggggggggggaagggtaTTTAATTGATGCGCGTGCTGACCAGAACAattcttctctctctctctctctctctctctctctctctctctctctctctctctctctctctctctctctctctctctctctctctctctctctctctctctccctctctctctctctctctctctctcccccaccctccctcctctctctctctctctctctctctctctctctctctctctctcctctctctctctctctctctctctctctctctctctctctctctcttctctctctctctctctctctctgtttggCCTGATATCGTACTATGATATTGTACGCATACTGATCTTAAAAGAGAAAGTTACGTATGTATTAGTTGGATATTGGCCTATACATAAATGATCTAACCATAGGTTTATAGAGACAAGAAATGAAGAGGTCCTCATAAGAAAATGATTATATTTTTCTTGCAATGTAATTTCTTGAAGGTCAGCTGCTATGGATTCTAAAATCGGTGCGTGTTGGCGCTGTGGACAGCCAGGAAGAATAAAGTGTCCTGAATGTCAGTTCGCCCTCTACTGCAGGAAGACGTGTATGTACGATGATAAATTTAGACATAAGGTGTGTATTGTTAGATTTTAAATGGAATAATCGAGATAGAAAAAGTATTTGTTGTTTGTAGTTCCTCAGGCTATCTAACTCACTTATTCCATTGTTCTGCTGTGAAATGTTGTGTAGCATGGTGTGGTgtatggtggtggtgtgtgtgtgtgtgtgtgtggggggggggggttgtactGCATgttactgtattgtattgtattgtattgtgttgtgttgtgttgtgttgtgttgtgttgtgtcgtgtcgtgtcgtttAGTATTGCATCGCAtcgcattgtattgtattgtattttactttattttactgttCTGTACTGTGTTGTACTGAACTGTAGTgcgctgtgttgtgttgtgttgtgttgtgttgtgttgtgttgtgttgtgttgtgttgtgttgtgttgtgttgtgttgtgttgtgttgtgttgtgttgtgttgtgttgtgttttattgtgttgtgctgtgctgtgctgtgctgaactgtactgcactgcagtgCGCTATGCTGTGTTGTACTGTACCGTACTGCATGGACCATGGCATGGTATTGTAATTGCAATACATGTCTTCAAATGTAACTTTCTCCAGCTAAAACtctcttttttaaaatatataattagtgtGTTCTTTTCATATTACTTTCTAGAATGAGTGTAAACATTCTGAGAAAAATAAGAAGTGTCATCACTGCCAGAAAATCACAAGTACAAGGCAATGTTCAGGTTGTCTATCTGTATGGTACTGTGGTCGtgagtgtcaaggaaagaattGGCCAAGTCATAAAATGCAATGTTTAAAGATCAagaatgacatcattacagtAGCGAAGACATCACAAGGGAGTTTCTGGAGACATACTACGGAGAGTGGTCCTATCAAAGAAACAAATGTTTACTACTGGGGAAATACACCCGCCGTAGACTTGTTAAACCTAGAACAAAATGAATGGAGCAGTGGGTATTACCCTGATAAGTTAGCTCTCTTGCTGGCTGGTGTTGGTGACTTAAGAAACGTCATTAAAACAGGTGCATCCTTACCAATGCAGTTCAAAGGTCAAGTCGCATTTTacttaaatgattttgaaccgCAGATTATGGCACGTAATGTGTTGTTTCTGTATATGATGTGTACTTGTGATGACGTCCATGAGATGGCAGAAGCGTTggtccaaatatggtattccTTGTGTCTGACGATTGACAATTGCGAGATAGTAGAGGATCATCTCGAGGAATTATTAAAGATTGATCAAGATACCTTCCGAACAAGAACCAAGGGACAGTTAGTTATTTCGGCCAATCACTTCAAATCGCTAAAGCCGATATGGTATGACTGGTCTAAGTTGTCTAAAGAGGGAGGACCGAGACACCATATACACAAACAACGTCACATGTGGATCCAGAAGAAACTTGGCATTGAAGAAGGTTGGTCAACATACTTCAATTGTGTTCCTCAGCAACACCGACAGTCTTTACTGGAATGGGCGAAAGACGGTATCCTCATGACTCCGTTGGATCCCCGGAAACCAGAAGCAGTTTTCCAGAATGTAACCTTGCTCGGTAGAAATCCAATGTTAGCAACACCTTTGGAAGGCGATGTCCGTCAGCTCACTCCAGGGTATATAGGGTATGTAGACTACCCAAACTGGTTCAAGAGAGAGACCATGGTGTATACCATTTCACCGTACAGTTTTCCATTCAGTGGATGGGACTATGTTGAAGCTAAATCCTACTGCAATGTACCAACTGTACAAACAATGTTTGCCAACTATATCTCGCATGTTATTGAGGACTTCATTGGCAAGGTACAGAATGGTCAGTGTATGTTCCATGCAATATTAGCTGATTGTTTTAAGTTGAATGCGAGTCTGAATCCGGACGAGATTACATTTGACCGTATTACGACATCTAACCTGGCAGACCATTACTCCATTCCTGCGATTCTGGACTTCTTCAAACCTTTTGTGAAGAAATCAAATCCAAATTCTATGGTAATTACAGAATTGATGAACTGGTATGAAATTGTTCGTGCTTCTGGGCTGAAACCTGCGGTTGAAATTAAAGAGAATTTCATGCTCGACTTAGCTAAAGAAACTGGGCGTCCAATTTTTGATATTAGTTTCAACGTACATGGAATCAAGGAGTACGACGATTACATGCCATCATTCCTGAGCTACCTGAGATCCGATTTCTACCTACATAAACAGAAAGACATCGGCAAGGAAGCGGGTCATAAAAATATTCCTAAAATCTCTGAAGTTCTTAACTATGATGGTTGGAAACTACGTGATTTCACTCGTGAACTCAATCGTGTGATTCCACACAAATGGAGACGAAATATTCGACACGTGACACGTAACTATGGATACGAGAGAAATTTGGAGTGGACGATAGGTATAGCATAGTAGATTCAGACATTTTTTGAGGATGAAACCGCAGAATTGGGCATTTGTTAGCCGACATTCAAGAAACTGTCCGTAATCAATGCTTCTTTCTGTGTAGGTTTAtggaaaatatatgtaaatatgatgtGATAATGATATGTCTTCTAACACACCTGCAAGCCGAGCTTACAAGTTGGTATCGATGGGTACAACCAACGAAGCTGTCCGTGCAAAATCGCCAGCGTTCATTTCCAGTGCAGCGAAACAAAATTTTGCAATCTTTATGGAGAGAAAGAATAGATATATGTTGTGGTGGGAGagcagtatttttgttaaggggggggg
The Glandiceps talaboti chromosome 23, keGlaTala1.1, whole genome shotgun sequence genome window above contains:
- the LOC144452858 gene encoding uncharacterized protein LOC144452858: MDSKIGRCWRCGQEGRIQCDKCQFALYCRKTCMYEDKYRHKMECIHGEKRKKCHHCQKITTVRQCGGCLSVWYCGSECQGKNWPSHKTQCLKIKNDIITIAKTSKGSFWRITPKIKPRIQMNVYYWGNTPAVDLLNLEQNEWSSGYYPDKLALLLAGVGDLRNVIKTGASLPMQFKGQVAFYLNDFDPNVIARIVLFLYMLCTCDEVSEMAETLVQLWYSTSLTIRNGKVLEDHLEELVKVNGDTILRKTRGMIVISENNLKAVKPIWYDWLKISKQGGPRYHILTQRSLWMHAEVDIEQKYSDYLCSVPEQHRQSLAEWKEDGILLTTTNPEKSEATVQNVTLLRRNPICEFYTEYDVRIQNPGQTERSLDFPDWFKREPYTYGISPMSFPFSGWDYVEASLYCDVPCLQTMFANYISHVIEEFTKKVQDSRCVFHIFVEDCFKLKTDLRKEQIYFDRITTSNLADYYSIPVILDFFKSFMNTINPHSLLVTEMMNWYEVVKALNLGPIFHIGDEVSPTYNWMADVASDTGISPMDAGFYSRCETTMEYEDYIPSFLKYLRADFYQHNKKDTGNQPRRKNIPKISEVYNYDGWKLRDFTRELNCVIPHKWRRNIRQVTRIYGVERNLEWTIIDN
- the LOC144452857 gene encoding uncharacterized protein LOC144452857, with the translated sequence MYFKCTRVHVNDISDTRSAAMDSKIGACWRCGQPGRIKCPECQFALYCRKTCMYDDKFRHKNECKHSEKNKKCHHCQKITSTRQCSGCLSVWYCGRECQGKNWPSHKMQCLKIKNDIITVAKTSQGSFWRHTTESGPIKETNVYYWGNTPAVDLLNLEQNEWSSGYYPDKLALLLAGVGDLRNVIKTGASLPMQFKGQVAFYLNDFEPQIMARNVLFLYMMCTCDDVHEMAEALVQIWYSLCLTIDNCEIVEDHLEELLKIDQDTFRTRTKGQLVISANHFKSLKPIWYDWSKLSKEGGPRHHIHKQRHMWIQKKLGIEEGWSTYFNCVPQQHRQSLLEWAKDGILMTPLDPRKPEAVFQNVTLLGRNPMLATPLEGDVRQLTPGYIGYVDYPNWFKRETMVYTISPYSFPFSGWDYVEAKSYCNVPTVQTMFANYISHVIEDFIGKVQNGQCMFHAILADCFKLNASLNPDEITFDRITTSNLADHYSIPAILDFFKPFVKKSNPNSMVITELMNWYEIVRASGLKPAVEIKENFMLDLAKETGRPIFDISFNVHGIKEYDDYMPSFLSYLRSDFYLHKQKDIGKEAGHKNIPKISEVLNYDGWKLRDFTRELNRVIPHKWRRNIRHVTRNYGYERNLEWTIGIA